In Candidatus Edwardsbacteria bacterium, the sequence CAGCAGTTCTCCGGTTTCCTTGTCGTATACCAGAGTGCCGGGCGGGACCTGGATGATGCAGTCCGGCCCGTTGGCCCCGTACATTTTTTTGTAGGCCCCGTTCTGACCGGGCCCGGCCTTGAACCGGTGCTGATACCTGAAATCCCGGAGGGTCACCAGATTGGGATTGACCTCCAGGATCACCGAGCCGCCCTTGCCTCCGTCCCCGCCGTCCGGGCCGCCCTTGGGGACAAATTTCTCCCGGCGGAAACTGATGGCTCCTTTGCCCCCGTTCCCGGCGGTGATCTCCAGTTCTGCTTTGTCTACTAAACGCATTTGTGATACTTCGCTTTTAATTTATTCAGCACTTCCCCCGGCACTAAGGATGAGATATCACCGCCCATGCGGGAGATCTCCTTGATCAGGCCGGAGTTTAAATATACGTATTTCTCCGAGGGCATCACAAAGAAGGTGTCTACCTCGGAATTCAGTTTTCGGTTCATCAGGGCCAGCTGGAACTCATATTCAAAATCGGACACCGCCCGGAGGCCCCGGATGATGACCCTGGCCCCCTTGATCCGGGCATAGTCCACCAGCAGCCCGTCGAAGGATTCCACCGCCACCCCTTTATATTCGGTCGTGGTCTTTTTGAGCATCTCCACCCGCTCCTCCATGGTGAACAGGGGATCTTTATTCCGGCTGGAGGCCACCGCCACTATGATCCTTTCAAATATCTCCGACCCGCGCTGGATGATATCCAGGTGGCCGTTGGTCACCGGGTCGAAAGTCCCCGGGTAAATTGCCAGATTTCCCATTTCATTCCTCCCCATTATAACGATAAAAGCTCACCTGGGTCTTGCCGTAGGTTTTGTTCTTCCACCTTTTCAGTCCGCCAAAGATCTCCGGAGAATTTTCCTTCAGGGAGTGCTGGATGACCAGGGTGCCGTAATCTTTAAGGGTTTTGCTCCGCTCCACGGCCTCCAGGATGTCCGGCAGGCAGCGGTCGGGATAGGGCGG encodes:
- the coaD gene encoding pantetheine-phosphate adenylyltransferase, producing the protein MGNLAIYPGTFDPVTNGHLDIIQRGSEIFERIIVAVASSRNKDPLFTMEERVEMLKKTTTEYKGVAVESFDGLLVDYARIKGARVIIRGLRAVSDFEYEFQLALMNRKLNSEVDTFFVMPSEKYVYLNSGLIKEISRMGGDISSLVPGEVLNKLKAKYHKCV